The sequence AGTTGATTTAGAAAATGTTGTTTGTTACATGTGATTTATATATCTTTTAAGTTTTTGATGCAGTGCAGGTGCTTATTTGTTCTTGTTTGTTTAAAgctatatgataaaaaaaaaaaagattaatggTAGGTTTTAATGATGCCTTGGTGCAAGAAggaaattatttaatattggaAAACAGTTACCAGGCAAAGCACGAAATTTGGCACTAGCTACATTTGGCaaagaattaaattttgatgtaATCCATATGGCTATAATTATGGGATTTCACCTTATGAGATATTGGGCTGTCGTACTGTATTAATGAGATAACAATATCCAATTGTCTGTGAAATCCATTATGGTGCTAGTTtaacaaagagattaatttggTCAGACAACTAATTTCTGTATTTGCTTTTTAATGCATTGATGTTTCATAACTTTGAATTCCTTTGGTGCAACCTAATAATTGTTTAGCATTTGACTAGCATATTTTATATGACATTTCAGTTTTCAGTGTTGTGTTCAGTACTGGATTTTCTAAGCAGTTACCTAATTAGTCATGGATCCAAAGTCGGAGATTCATGCAACTGAACAAAGGGAGGGTGCTTTAAGTGAAGTTCGAAATGGCAATATTTCTGGAAGAGTTGAAGTTGTTAATGGTCTTGCTGAAGGTAAAGTTGTATACAGTATTTTCAATTTAAGTATACTTTGTAAAATATATTCCCATATATTATTTTTTCCCCTATTGTTCTCTTGGTGTTCTTGCTGGTGGTTTGATCTCTGGAAAATGAGAGGAGCTTAACCATGATAAAAGTGTTAACCGCTCAGTCCGCTGAAGTCAgcacaaaaatttatttttttacagtTCCAGATGAATTAATATTAGCTGAGTTAATAAGTTCCTTCTTGCTAATTTTGAGCAACTTAAAATCTCTGTGGCAACTCTTTCAGTTTATCTgaaataatatactccctctgtcccaatataaatgtcccactttccatAACGGGACGTCCcaatataaatgtctcatttcttttttggcaatatattatttctctatacctaatatttaaataatttccaccaacccactttatctactttctacatatttcttaatctccgtgcccaaaagctATGGAACATTTAtatttgggacggagggagtatgtgttAGCTGCGTGTTCATTAAAGGTTAATCAGAGTGGGGAATAATTCCAATATCTTTTCTCTTCCTTTCATGATGAACAATCTCTCACTCGGCCTCAGTATAGACTTAGGAAATCAACATGAAAACCAGTTCACACTTTGTTTTCTCTTTGCTGTGTCTTCCATGATGAACAATCTCTGGCCTTAATGTAGACATGGAAATTAGTTCATAATTACTTTGTCTTTCTACCATGAGGAACAATCGCTTACCTGACCTTGGTATAGTCCTAAAACTTGTTCAGAAGCTATTTTCTCTTGACTCATGCCAGTGAACTACTGAACTAGGTTTTTGGATACCACATATGGTAACCACTTTAGCTATTTTCTGACTTATAGCATCATCTCATCATGCAGGGAATGGGCATTATTGGGATCTACCAACTTCTAAGATTTCAGAACTGATGAAATTGGGTAATTTGGAGGTAACTTTCATCCATGGCACCCAAAGAAGAACATAATATTTCTGCATACCTTGCATGTTCTTATGCTTCTTGATCTCTGCAGAAGGCCTCCACACACTCACTTTTCATTATTGTCAAGAGGATTTTGGATGACAGAATCGAGAAAAAGGATGAGGACATTCCTCAGGTATGCTGCAGCAATAGCACCTTATAGATATGTGACTTTACATCGCTCGTAAATTGTTTTCATGTGCAATTTAGTTGCTCATTTTAAACTGCCTTTTCATTGTTTTCATCTGGCCATTTCTTGCTTTGCATTTCACTAGCGTGTCGCATCTGTGCTGAAACTTGTTCTGCAAGAAATAGAGCAACGGGTTTCAAAACAAGCAGATAATATGAGGAAGGTAACACATTAACAGCAATTCGAAACCATGTTTTCCTTCATTGCAGCGTTTCTGACTATGTTTATTACATAATTGCAGCAAAGCAGTCTGTACAAGTCTCGTGAAGACAGGTATAATGTCAAAATTAGAGCATTGGAAACACTTGCAACTGGAACTAGTGAAGAAAATGAGGTATTAATGTAGTTTTGATAGTGAATTATGTGTGCAGTTTTCTGTTTTATTCTTGCTTCTTCATGCCTTTTAACTTTTTGGCAGGTTGTTGCGACCCAGCTTCAACAGATGAAGGTGAATATCTTACTGAAGGCAATTGGTGATCTTGGAGCATTCACAATTTTGGTTTTAACAATAACAGACCAACAAGTTTAGAAGTTGAATATTGAgcagaatttatttatttattctgcCTATAAATTCAACTTTGTTTGACTTTTTTTCACCTTCCAATAAGTTTTCTGGATTGATGGTGGAGCATTGTCAGGATTCATTAACCTATTTGTTTTATCCCTTCTTTATAGTTAGTGTCTTTTCTCAGAACAATAACTCATTACCTTTTTAATAATTTACTCATGGCAGGTTTATAACATTGCAGTGTTATTGATATTGTAGTTCATTCATCCTGATGTGTTATCTTGAAGATTTTGTTTAGGTGTCTTAGTCTTCAATGGTTATTCCTGTGACAGATTGAGAAGGCCAAAATTGAGGAGAATAAGAAGCGTGAAGAGCAAGACTTGATTAAGTTGAGGAAAGAAAGGGATGTCTGTGAGAGTCAAATTTTGTCACTAAATGAAAAACTCACATTAGCCAAAACCTCATATGAAGAGAATCTCTTGCAATTGGAATCTAAAGCCGAGGAAGCTAAAGATAAGCTGGAGAAGAAAATAGTGAATATTGAGTTTCTTCTTACTGACTCAAGGAAGAAAGTCAAAGAGCTTGAGGACTTCTCAGAATCAAAACTTATGCActggaaaagaaaagaacagAGATACAGGCAGTTCATAGATTCCAAAGTTGTATCTGTACAGGTATGTTGCAAGATTAATTGTATAAATCTAACATGATGCCCCCTTGTTGATGCTTCACATTATGAAAATGCTCAGGAACTGAAGTTGGCATCTGAGTCCATAAAGCAAGAGGTCTCGAAGTTAAAAAATGTCTATGCTgaagaattttataactttgGTGGgttaatattcattttttttaaaaccttGAAAAGTACAGTTAACTTTATTTAGCTGTCTCTTAGCTTTATTCCGTTGAATTGATCAGGATTAAATCTCAAGGGCTTGGTAGAAGCTGCTGAAAATTATCATAGCGTGCTTGATGAAAATCGGAAATTGTATAATGAGGTTCAAGATTTAAAAGGTTAGTTACATCAGGTACTATATATGCTCACGTGCAAACAGATTTTCTCATTTGGCATGGCCGCATGGTTCATTTTTGGTAGGAAACATTAGAGTTTATTGTCGTGTAAGACCATTCCTCCCGGGACAAAGTGGAAAACTGACAACCATGCAATACATCGGTGAGAATGGAGAATTGGTTGTTATGAACCCCTCAAAACCTGGAAAAGAAAGTCATCGTCTTTTCAAATTCAACAAGGTCTTCGGTCCTGCATCCACACAAGGTTTTGACttcaattaaatttgaataCAAATGTCTATTTATGTGTTGTTGTTAGTCTGTGCTCTCTCACTCTCCCTCTTCATATACACAAACATGTatgtattaaatatatattacatatatagtATTAGTACGTatgtgttgtttttttttttttggattttttgaCTCTGAAATTCGATTCTTGTCCACAGAGGAGGTATTTCGCGATACTCAACCACTAATCAGGTCTGTCCTTGATGGGTACAATGTTTGCATATTTGCTTATGGTCAAACTGGTTCCGGGAAAACTTATACAATGGTAAGATCAGAATGTCAAAGTGTGAGTATGATCAACATGTAGGTTCATTTTGATGATGCTTTTTGAAATGTTTCCAGACTGGACCTAATTTGACAACAGTTGCGGACTGGGGGGTCAACTATAGGGCTCTGAATGATCTTTTCAATATCTCTCAGAGAAGACACAGCTCCATTGCTTACGAGATTGCTGTCCAAATGGTAGAAATTTATAATGAGCAAGTGCGTGACTTACTCTGCAATGACAGCTTTCAGAAGAGATATCCTTCCAGTTTTCGTTGGTTCATATTTAAGAAAGCATTCATTTTCTCTTGAAATTTGCAAATATACTTGGTCATTACTGCCCTTATTTCTTGCTCACAATCTAATCGTTTCCCTTGACTTGCGCACACTTGGGATATGGAACATTTCCCAACCAAATGGGTTAGCTGTGCCAGATGCTAGCTTGCATCCTGTAAAATCAACTGATGACGTGTTAGAGCTGATGACTGTTGGATTAATGAATCGGGCTGTAGGTGCTACTGCTTTAAATGAAAGAAGCAGCCGATCTCACAGGTTTGTGATTGGCAATATTATTTATTCAGTTCCTGCTCTTATCAGTGGGTTATGAGTtctgatttttatttttcctcaaTGAGACAGCATACTCACTGTTCATGTCCGGGGGACAGATTTGGAGACCAATGCTGTTCTACGTGGTTGTCTTCATTTGGTTGATTTGGCTGGCAGCGAAAGGGTTGATCGATCTGAAGCAACAGGCGACAGGTTGCGTGAAGCACAACATATCAATAAATCGCTATCGGCCTTGGGAGATGTAATCTTTGCGCTCGCACAAAAAAATGCTCATGTGCCATACAGA comes from Salvia miltiorrhiza cultivar Shanhuang (shh) chromosome 3, IMPLAD_Smil_shh, whole genome shotgun sequence and encodes:
- the LOC131015699 gene encoding kinesin-like protein KIN-14J, with the translated sequence MDPKSEIHATEQREGALSEVRNGNISGRVEVVNGLAEGNGHYWDLPTSKISELMKLGNLEKASTHSLFIIVKRILDDRIEKKDEDIPQRVASVLKLVLQEIEQRVSKQADNMRKQSSLYKSREDRYNVKIRALETLATGTSEENEVVATQLQQMKIEKAKIEENKKREEQDLIKLRKERDVCESQILSLNEKLTLAKTSYEENLLQLESKAEEAKDKLEKKIVNIEFLLTDSRKKVKELEDFSESKLMHWKRKEQRYRQFIDSKVVSVQELKLASESIKQEVSKLKNVYAEEFYNFGLNLKGLVEAAENYHSVLDENRKLYNEVQDLKGNIRVYCRVRPFLPGQSGKLTTMQYIGENGELVVMNPSKPGKESHRLFKFNKVFGPASTQEEVFRDTQPLIRSVLDGYNVCIFAYGQTGSGKTYTMTGPNLTTVADWGVNYRALNDLFNISQRRHSSIAYEIAVQMVEIYNEQVRDLLCNDSFQKRLGIWNISQPNGLAVPDASLHPVKSTDDVLELMTVGLMNRAVGATALNERSSRSHSILTVHVRGTDLETNAVLRGCLHLVDLAGSERVDRSEATGDRLREAQHINKSLSALGDVIFALAQKNAHVPYRNSKLTQVLQSSLGGQAKTLMFVQLNPDVESYSETISTLKFAERVSGVELGAARSNKEGRGVRELMEQVTSLKNVVAKKDEEIGRLRSLKASGDGDRRSLSSARCGSASPRRHSAGARPSPRLLQRKSSSEKVATDVENSSEYSDKHSEAGSQQSMDEFKHHKEFFRHSRLAAVDVDKFPEDTGLKFDAADGAKNPNDDIELLGLGEDDSEERLSDISDGVLSMGTETEGSINSIVEYTLFPEKAPDKSKPSRETTEKSSVPVKHLKPPTKQAQVGSARSSMSKSTSKIPSYRRATTAVTGSSSSAVKQPPSKRWH